The genome window ATGCAGAAGAAACAAAATTAGCGCGGATTACGGTTTGTTCAAGCCTTACGCCTGCACTTATGTTCCAGCTTTTTAATGCCAGCTGGTAAGAGTTGTAGGCACTAAACACATTTTGGGTATTGGTGTATAAATCTGAAAGTGAAGCATCCTGTTCAAATTGTCCGCTTGCTGCGTTAAAGGAGCTGTATTGAAAGTTGCTGGAGTTTTTCCTTACGATCCCTTTTACACCGGCTTCCACATTCAGCGTTTTTACCGGGGTTACAAAATCAAGCTGAAAAGTCTGTTCAGTAAAACCCTGGCGGGCATTTTGGCGATAGTCTGGTGTTGCCATGTTAACCTGGTTTGACAGATCAATAGCGGCGTTTTGATTGCCCGGATTGGTGCTGTACATATAGGAGAAAGTAAGAAACCTGTTTTTAACCGATTTGAAACCCAGCTGGTAATTAATCGCAGCATCAATACCATAGGAGGTATTTGAATTGTTATTAAGCAGGTCATATCCTTGTGAAGCAACATTTGATCCCGTTAAAAAAGAAGACAAACTACTGGTACCATTTGAGCGGTTGCCATTGATATTAAACTGCCCGGAAATAAGGTTAAGCGAGTCAATCTCGTAACTTAATTGGGTGCCCAAATAACCGTTTTTGGTGTTCGACTTGCTTAGTCCGTTCTGTAGTAAGCTTGTTGCAGGCAAACCTGAACTTATCCTGCTATTTGTAAAACTGGTTTGCGGCGAGTTATAGATACTGCCGCCGCCAAAAGCTGAAATGCCGAACTTGCCCATTTTAGCTGTAAACGAGCCGCCTGCACCCGGCCCGCCGACAGGAAAGCTCCCGTTAATATTTAATGTGCCGTTATAACCATCATGCAGCTTTTTATTGGTGACGATGTTAATAATCCCGGCAAGGCCCTCGGCATCATATTTAGCAGGCGGGATGGTGATCACTTCAATTTTTTGGATGGTTGAAGCGGGCATGCTGCGGAGTATGGCAGTTAAATTTCCGTTCACCACGCTTGATGGCTTTCCATTAATCAGTACCTTATAGCTGGCATTTCCTTTAACCAAAATATTATCGCTGCCATCTAACGAGATAAAAGGAATTTTATGCATCATCCCTAAAACACTGCTGCCCTTGCTCTCCGGGTCGGCCTGCAGGTCATAAACAATACGATCAGCCTTTTGATTAACAATAGGCCTGTCCGCAGTTATGATAACTTCTTTTAAAGAAGTTGATTGACCTTTCAGGTAGATCTCTCCAAGCTCGATGTTCCCTGAAAGATTAATGGCAATAGCTTTCTGCTGATAACCAATAGCTGATATTGTTATGCCATAATGGATTGCATTTAGCGCAGGGAAAGCAAACAAGCCGCTATCCCTGGTTACCATGGCCCTTACGATCTCTCCTTTTTCATCTTTCAACCTTATGGTAATCAGTGATAATGGCTCACTCGTAACTGAATCAACAATTTTACCTGATACGCGGAAAGTCTGGGGTGCTACCTGCGCCTGGATGGTGCTTTTAGCTAATGAAAATATACTGACAATCAGTATTATAAATATTGGTTTAAACTTAGTTTTCATTGTGATAATAATTAAAAAGTGGTAAAAATTTGGCATGCAGCTTCCCCTTAGGGGCCATGGCTCCTTTTTAAATGGGTTACAAAAAATTAAATGGTGCCGGGGTTGCGGGCCTTACTTATCCTGGCTCTTTCTTTTATTTTGAATAAGCAGATAGTAAGAAAGGAACCCCGCAGCTACAAAGATCATTTCAATTCCGTACGGCAAAGGTGAATCTTCGGCGCTGTATGGGATATACTGCATAATTACCAGGCCCAGCCCTGCGAAAAATAATATAAGGCCCCACTTTAATGATTCAGAGCCGATGGTTGAAAGCTGTGAAAGGAATTTGAAAGAGGTTTCGTCCAGCGGGCCTGAATTGATAATTCTGTTCTTTAAGCGATAATTAAGTAAGCCAATTATCAAAACCGCGATGATTATAAAAAATACGATCACTATTATAAAGGGAAGTAACTGTTTCATAATGTTGTTATTTAAAGTAATTTGATACAGTAGTCAGCAAAAGATGCTGCCCGGTTGCAAATATTTTTTATTATTTTTTGCAACCGTTAGCCGGTAACCGTTGACTAATATAGTATGTTAAATGAAAAGGAAATTGTATCCAGGATAATTAAGGAGGATTTCCGCGCTTTTGAGTTACTGGTAAAGGAATATGAAAAACTGGTATTCTTTGTAATTAACCGCCTTGTACACGATGTGCAGGACAAGGAAGATATTTGCCAGGAAGTTTTTATTAAGGTACACAAGAGCCTGCCAAAGTTTAAATTTGAATCAAAACTGTCAACCTGGATTGCACGGATCGCTTATTTAACAGCAATTAATTATCTAAAAAAATACAGGGCTAACCAGCAATCAGACTATCCGGAAAATATAGACAACTACCACTTTACCGATGATAATCCTGAACAGGTTTTAACTCGAAAAAATGCTTCGGAATATTTGAATAACCTGATAGCGCAAATGCCATTGGCGTACAGAACAGCGCTAACCTTATACCATTTAAATGAGTTTAGTTGCCAGGAGATAGAACAAATTACAGGAACGCCCGAAGGGACCATAAAAAGTAATTTGTTCAGGGCACGGAAACTGCTTAAAGAAAAAATAGAAAAAGATTTAAAAAACGAGCCAATATGAAAAAGCTAAATGACGAGGAAATACAGCGTTTACTGGAAGGTGAACTAAAATCAGCAGATGAGCTGTTATCTGCCGGTGAAAAAGAAAGCCTGGATCAATACCGCTTTTTGTTTGAAAAATTGAAGGATGAGCCTAAAGAGGGCTTGCCCTATAACTTCGCTTCCAATGTTAAACGCAGGGTGCAGCAGCAGTTTAACCGGAAAAGGGATATGCGGTTTTATCTGATAGCCTTTGTTGTGCTTATTGTAGGGTTTGCCGGATTTTACCAGGTTTTGGTGGTTGTTAACGAAAATGCGGGCGCCCGGTTTATGGACGTTCTGTATAAATTTAAGTGGGTTATATTTTTAGGGGCAGCTACATTTTTGGGCATCCTTTATTTGGATCAAAAATTAGTTAAGGAGGGTTCCTGAAGGCGCTTAAGCGGGCTGGGTATATGGCTTAGTCAGGCAACAATTATTTTACCAGATAGAACTGAAATCTCGCGTATCTTTGCCGTATCCAAAGCAAATGACCCGCCAGCTAACCATAGATGATTTTTTTAATTCGGGCACGCCCGTTGCATTAATTGACGTGCGTACGCCAGCCGAGTTTTTGCAGGGGCATATTCCCGGAGCATTTAACATTCCCTTATTTACCAATGAGGAAAGGGTTAAAGTAGGCACAACCTACAAACAGGTAGGCCGCGAAGAAGCAATCCTTTTAGGGTTTGATCTTACAGGGCCCAAATGGTCGGGTTTTATTAAGCAGGCACTTGAAATAGCGCCGGATAAAAAGGTGGCGGTACATTGCTGGCGTGGCGGGATGCGCAGTGGCGCTATGGCCTGGGCACTGGCACTGTACGGCTTTGATGTGGTGGTGATAAAAGGGGGCTATAAAAATTACCGGCGTTGGGTACATACCCGGTTTGCAATAAATTACAGCTTAAAGGTGTTGGGCGGCATGACAGGGTCGGGTAAAACGAAGATCCTGCACCAGCTTAAAGCTATGGGCGAGCAGGTGATTGACCTGGAAGACCTGGCGCAACACCAGGGTTCATCCTACGGCACCATGAACATAATGGTACAGCCAACCCAGGAACAGTTTGAAAATAACCTGGCAACAGCGCTTACAGAGATGGATCCTGCGGTTAAAATTTGGGTGGAAGATGAAAGCCTTACCATTGGCAAACGCTCCATCCCTAACCCATTCTGGTATCAGATGCGGGAGGCGGCGCTGATTGATATGAGGGTTAATACCGAACAACGTGTGGCCAAACTGGCGCAAGAGTATGGCACCCTGGATAAAGACTTCCTTGCAGCATGTACCGAAAGGATCCGCAAGCGCCTTGGCCCCGAACAAACAAAACATGCGCTGGAAGCTATCCGCGAAAACCGTATGGTTGATTTTATCAGGCTGGTGCTGGTTTATTATGATAAAACCTATCGCACCGGCTTATCCAAACGAAATGCTGAAAAAGTATTCCCGGTTGATATTCACAGCGACGATATCGTTGATAACGCCCATACCATTTTAACATTTACAAAAACACTTGCCGAAAAAGCAACCTTGTATTAATGGAAGCAACTACAATTAAACTTACCCAATATTCGCATGGTGCGGGCTGCGGCTGCAAGATCAGCCCGGCTATACTTGATAAAATATTGCATAGCCCGATAAGCGCACCACCAGACGCGCGGCTATTGGTAGGAAACGATAAAAGAGACGACGCAGCGGTTTTAGATCTTGGCAACGGTACTGCACTGATCTCTACAACTGATTTTTTTATGCCGATTGTGGATGATGCCTATGATTTTGGGCGCATTGCTTCGGCTAATGCCATTAGTGATGTTTATGCAATGGGCGGCAAACCTGTATTGGCTATTGCCATATTGGGCTGGCCTATAGATAAGCTTCCGCCCGAGGCTGCGCAGAAAGTACTGGAAGGTGCAAGGGCTATTTGTGCCGAAGCGGGTATTACCTTAGCCGGCGGACATAGTATTGATTGCCCTGAACCTGTTTTTGGCCTGGCTGTAAACGGACTGGTTGACATCGCTCACCTTAAACAAAATTCAACCGCAACAGCCGGGTGCAGGTTATATCTTACCAAAGCGCTGGGCGTGGGTATTTTATCAACCGCCCAAAAAAGAGGCGTATTATTGCCCGAAGACGCGGCTATAGCCCTGCAAAGCATGACCACCTTAAACAAGCCCGGCGAACTATTCGGTAAAATAGCAGGTGTTAAAGCCATGACCGATGTAACCGGCTTTGGCTTGCTGGGCCATCTTTCTGAAATGTGCGAAGGCAGCGGGCTGTCAGCGATAATTGAGTTTGATAAGATCCCGGTAATAGCTTCTTTGCCATCATACCTGGCCCAAAAGTGTTTCCCCGGCGGCACCCAACGCAACTGGAACAGCTACGGGCATAAAATTGGCCCTGTAACGGATGAACAGCGATACATTCTTGCCGACCCGCAAACCAGCGGCGGCCTGCTGGTAGCTGTTGCCGAAGATAGCTGTGAAGCATTTGAGCTGCTGTTAAAAGAACTACAATTGGGGTTTGAGTCGTTTGGCCGGCTAACATCACACACTAACGGGCCATTGATTACTGTTATTTAAAATGAACCTGATGAAAAAAATTATCTTCAAAACGTTTTTAGCTGCTTTAGTTGTCATTTCGGCCTCATTAAACAGTGTGGCACAAACATCTCCTGTAGCTATACCGGTACCCGGTTTAAATAATCCATGGAGCAACAGCCAGTTGCTGGAACCGGCTGACTTAGCTGCCAACATTAAAGCCGGGGGTACAAAAACACCGTTGATATTAAACATTGGCGCGGTAGAGGACATTAAAGGGGCACAGCATATTGGCGCGGTTAGCAACGCTGAAACCCTCGAAAAGTTGAAGAAAACGGTAGCCGCACTGCCTAAAAACACAGAGATAGTTATTTATTGCGGCTGCTGCCCTTTTGCCAAATGTCCTAATATCCGCCCGGCATTTAACGAACTTATCAAAGCAGGATTTACTAATGTTAAGCTGCTTAACTTACCAACCAATTTAAAAACAAACTGGATTTCGAAGGGCTATCCGCTGGCTAAAGAATGAGCATAGCCCTTTCAGCAAATAAACTTATACCCAATGCTCCGGATGTTGATGATCTGTATGTCCGGCTCATCTTTTAGCAGTTTGCGCAAATGGGTCATAAATACATCCATACTGCGGGTATTGTAATAGCTGTCCTCCCCCCAAATTTTCAGTAATGCGCTTTGGCGCTCCAGCACAGTGTTCTTATGCAGTATCATCATTTCAAGCAACGCCATTTCTTTAAATGACAGGGCAAATTCCCCGGCAGACGTTTTTAGCTTTTGATGCACCGTGTCAAGCATACAGTTACCAAAATTATAAATAGCAGCGGCCTCGTTCTGCACCCCCTCTTTTAAACCGGCAGGTCTTTTAAGCAGGGCTTCCATCCTAACCAGCAGTTCATCCATGCTGAAGGGTTTTTTCAGGTAATCATTACCGCCACTTTTAAAGCCTTTCACAATATCTTCTGTGAGCGCTTTTGCGCTTAAAAAAATGATAGGCAAATGCGGATCAGAAACCCGAAGCTCATTTGCGATTTCGTACCCGTCTTTTGATGGCAGCATAATATCAAGAATGCAAATATCAGGGCGTGTGGCATGGTATTCATCCATAGCCAAACTCCCATCGTAAACCAGCTTAACGTTATAGCCACTGCTTTTTAAGCCATCACTAACAATTCGGGCCAAAAATGGCTCATCTTCTACATATAACACCTTATAATTCATGCGGCAGCGGGTAATACAATTATAAAATCGCTCCCCTTTCCCGGCTCGCTTTTAATGGCAATGCTGCCCCCGTGTTTACCAATCACTTGCTTTACGTAATGCAAGCCCAGGCCCGATCCTTTTACGTTGTGCCTGTCGTTAATCGCCGGGATCCGGAAGAAACGGTCAAATACTTTGTCATGATAAATATCTGCTATACCAGGGCCGTTATCTTTAAAGTTTAGGATAACATTGCTTCCCGAACATTGGCAACTGATCTGCATTTCCATTTGCGGGCCGGCATATTTAATAGCATTATCAATCAAATTATAAAACACATTGGTAAGGTGCACAGGGTCGCTGTTTACAAAACATGGTTCATCAGCCAGCGACAAATGAACAACGGACCGGCTGTTATCCAGCTGCACCTGCATGGAGGCTACAACCTGCTTTAACCCGGCCTGCACATCATACAATTCATGGCGCATGGCATTGCTGGTTTCCTCTTCCTGGCTTAAGTTCAGCACTTTTTCTATCATCAGGTTCAGGCGCTGCAGCTCGTGCCTGCTGATGTCCAGATAATTTTGCAGCTTTTCGGGGTCATTAACCAATTGGTATTTGGTGATAGACTCTAACGCTACAGCTATAGTGGCCACCGGTGTTTTAAATTCATGCGTCATGTTGCTGGTAAAAGTATTTTTAGCGTCGGCATATAAGCGCTGGTTGCGGATCAGCTTTAATAAAAAATAGAACGCAACGCCGGTTAGCAAGATCATTAGCAATGACGAAAACAGGTAATAACGCATCTGGTAAATAACAATACTATTTAACTCGCCTACAACCAATTGGTATTTGTGCATGCTTTTTAAGTTATAAGAATACTTGCCTGAATGATATTCCGCCTCGTTAAATAGTAATTCTGGAATGGTCATTGATGTAAGCGTGTCTCTTCCGTAACCATATAAGGCATATTGCCTGCTTTGATAAATGCCCAACTTTGCAAGTTGCCTGCTTACAGTGGAATCCATTAGTTTAATGTCGCGATTGTCAATTCTTACTACCTCGTCGGGCGATTCATCGTTCCACCTGCGGTCAGTTGATGATTCGTCCTTTTTTGTCGAATGATTATTGAACATGATCTTTATTTGAACCAACGAGCTATCTGATCCAAGTCCATAGTGAAATATGCTATGCACGCCATTTATTTTCAGATCATCAAAAGCCTGCCGCATTTGCAGCCATTGAGGCGATAAAAAAAACTCTTTAAAACGATCTCCACGCTTGCCGGCTCCTGAAATAGAAGCGTAAATAGCGTGGATTGCTGACGTACTTACAGCCTGCTCCAGGTCTTTTTTTAACTGTGCCTTTTGCGAAATAAACAACTGCCTTAACCATACCGCCTGCAAACCAATGCTTACCACCAGCGAGAGGATGATAAGCGGATAAGCGTACCGGGAGCTGAACCATTTCATAAAGCTAATTTGATAATAATAACAGGTAATAGCATAGCCTTACGTACGATTTAACTCTATTTAACCGAGTTTAACTTTGGTTTAGGGAGCGGCGTACTAAGTTTGACAAAAATTATTTATGAAAAACATTTTTACTTTTCTGCTGCCTTTTATCCTGTTGCCGGGCCTTCTATCAGCACAAAACTTAAGTGGAACCGTTCATGACAATAAAGGTAATTCGCTTGATGGCGTTAGTCTTTATTTAAGCCACAACGGTAAAGCGCCTGTTTTAAAGATCGCGGATAAAGGTATTTTTTTTTATAGCGGCTTGAATAGCGGGCAATACCAGTTAACCGTAAGCCTGGTGGGTTACCAAACATTGGTACGAAATATTATCTTACCGAAAGACACGCTAATGCTCATTTTATCGCCACTTATCAAACAGTTAAGCGAGGTAACCATTGCCGGCAACAAACCTTTAATTGAACGGAAAATTGACCGCGTTGTATTTAACGTGGAAAACAGTATTACAGCCAGCGGCGGTACGGCATGGGATGCGCTAAATAAAGCCCCTGGGGTGCAAACCACTTTTGACGGTGCCATAAAAGCTAACGGTAAGGGCGCCGTTATTTATCTTGATGATAAACTGATAAGGCTTTCGGGCGAGGATCTGAGCGCTTACCTCAGGAATTTACCTTCGGATAATATTGCGAAGATTGAGATCATAGCTAACCCAACTTCCCGTTACGATGCCCAGGGTGGCGCAGTGATAAATATCATCTCAAAAAAATCAAAGGCACAAGGTTTAAATATTATTGTTAACGGTGCTTTTACACAATCAGCACATGGTAGCTATACTTCGGCAGCCAGCTTTAATTACCGAAAAGACAAACTGAACGTTTATGGCAGTTATGGTTACAGCTATCGCGATAAGGAGCATAACGAAACCGAATACATTATTTTTGAAAGCCCGCAAAGCTATTCATATTGGGATAACAACAAAATTGGCGAACGCAAGGGCAGGGCAAGCAGCTATAAATTTGGCCTGGATTACGACCTAACCGACAAACAGGTGGTTGGCTTTTTAATAAACGGAACCAACAGTACCAACACCCGCATCAATAATGTACAAACCGATATCTATAACAACCACCAGCTTAACATTGATTCGCTTTTAAAAACCGCCAATAATACCGGCGGCAATACCGACCAACTGAGCTATAACCTGAACTATAAAGCCAAACTGGATACCGTTGGACAAACGTTTAACATCGACCTGGATTTTACACCTTATCGCAACAATGGGAACCAGGTGGTTCATAGTTTATCTTTTTTATCCAACGGCAGCCCGGCGTCGGCACCTTACAGTATCAGCACATTTTCAAAACAAAAAATAGATATCTGGTCGGGCAAGGCTGATTATACCTACGCATTCAATAAAAAATGGAGCGTGGAAACCGGTGTTAAATACAGCAGCATTGTTACACACAACGGCTTTAATTTTTTTAATAACAACACCGGGAGCCCGCAACTGGATGGCAACAAAAGCGACCAGTTTGAATATAACGAAACTACATCCGCCGCTTATGCAAGCGTGAATGGCACCCTCGGCAAATGGAGCGTGGAAGCGGGTTTGCGTGGCGAATATACCCGAACCAAAGGCTACAGCGTTACGCTTGATTCCCTTAACCGCAACAGCTATTTCCGCCTGTTCCCAACACTGTTTTTAACCTATGCCATCTCAAAAGATCACGAGCTAAACCTCAACTACAGTTACCGCATAAACCGGCCGGAGTATTGGCGGCTTAACCCTTTTAAATATTACACCAGTCCATATACCTATTTGGAGGGAAACCCATCCTTACAACCTGCGTTTATCCAAAGTGCAGAGGTTGGCTATACTTACCAACAGCAATATAACTTTACCCTGTTTTATCGCCAAACAAATGGATATTTCAGCAATATAACCGTGCAGGATAACACTGATAAGATATTTTATGACACCCAGCGCAACCTTGATAAGAGTTTGGAAACCGGATTTTATCTTTCGGTTCCTGTAACACCTTTTAGCTGGTGGGAGATCAACAATTTTGTGCAGGGTTCATACCGGCAGGAAAAATCGGGCTACCTGCAAGGTAATTATGATTATCATACACTTGGATTGTATGTAAATACCAATAATGCTTTTACCCTTAATAAGGCCAGCGGATTAAAAGCCGAAATCGGCGCATGGTATTCATCGCCAACTATCCAGGGCATTTATAAGCTCGACCGCACATTTGATGTAAGTGCCGGCATCCGCAAAACCTTATTAAACAGGCAGGGGACCATCAGGCTGGCAGTTAATGATATTTTTAATGGCAACCCCTACCGTATTAATGTTAGTTACCTGAACCAGCACAACGGCTTTCATGAATATAATGATACCCGAAACATAGCCTTAAGTTTTAGCTACAAAATAGGCCGCAACAAAATTGCTGATTCCCGCAAAAGGACCAGTGCCAGCGAAGATGAAAAACGACGTACACAATAAATATCACTCAAATTAATGGCCTTGATGCTTCTGTGCAGGTTTGTCACACTGTCACAGCTCAGTGGGTGTGACACTTGTGACAATAATAAGTTTAGCAGATACATTACGGCAATTACAATTCGTAAATTATAAAACATCCCTTATCACACTTTGTCACAGTGTCACAGCAGCCATTTAACATCAGGTAAATAAAGCTATCCTGTTAGAAATTTGCAGACGAGATTGTCTTTAATAAAAAGATGTCATTTGGTGTTGTTGATTTAAAGATTATCTGCTTAAATTTAATTAAAAATGTGATGGAAAAATTTATGCTGATTGTAAGGGAAGACCTGGCAAGAATAGGTGGTCTTACCGTAAAAGATCGCTTTTCAGAAGGCCCGGACATGACGGGCTGGGTTCAGTCGCTGATAGCATCAGGCAATTATATTAGTGGCGAGCCGCTGGCGATAAAAGGCCGCTATGTAACCAAACACGGGGTACAGGCAGATGGCCCGTTTATTGAAGCAAAAGAAGGCTTAAGCGGTTATGATTTAATTTGGGCCGAAAACATTGAACAAGCCACTGCTATAGCCCAAAGCTGCCCGATGGTAATGGCAGGGTTTGCTATCCGCGAAGTAAGGCCGGTGCAACCCTTCCCGGGCAACTAATAACAAAGCGCTTAGCTCACTTTACCGGCAACAAGCCAGCAAAAAGGAATCCCTGAAAACACTATCGGCTGGCGCCATAAGGTTTGCCCAAAGGCTTATTTATTTCCGGTAACCCCAGCCCTGTAGCCACTCGGCGTTATTCCTTCAATCTTTTTAAAAGCACGGCTAAAATAGTTCAGGTTGTTAAAGCCAGCTTTAAAGCATGCTTCAGAGATACTGTGATAAGGGTTGCGCATCAGTTGCTTTGCAAATTGGATCCGCTCCTTTATAATGTAATCAACCGGCGAAATACCAAGTTCATGCTTAAAGGCGCGGAAAAAGCTGGGTTTGCTCATAAAGGCCATTTGGCTCAGGGCATCAATATTGAGTTTTTCGGTAAGGTGTATGCGGATATATTCCAATACATAAGCAAACCTGTTGCCGGCAGATAATTCATGCAGGCCGGTGCTCACTTCGTGCAGGTTTTGCATCTGCATAATGCGGATCAGTAACTCCTTTAAGGTAAGGTTGGCCAGCACATCTTTAGTAATTGTATCGCCTGTGCTGATGCGGATGAGCTTATTGATGAGTTGTGCCAGCTCGTAATTGTTAAAAAAATGAAACTGGTTATAGTTAAGTTTCCAGGTGTTGCTGTCTTCGCGCGGGTAATTCTCATTCAAAAAGTCGAGCGTATTCATTATCTCCTGGTTGTTTATGGCCAAGGCCGTGCACTGCGAGGGCTGGTTTGCCGATGCTTCCGGAAAGTCAATCTTCATGGTGATGTTAGGCGGAACAATCACCGTTTCGCCGGGCAGGTAGTCAAACCCGGGCTGGTCAAACAAATGCATCACCTTTTTGCCACGAAGCATGCTGGTAATTACCAGGTCGCTGAAAGTTAAAGGCACAAGTTCGCTTCGCTGGTAAGTTTCAAATATGTTAAGCTCACATTGGTTTAAAGTGTAAGCCTTCCTGTTCTCTACAAGCGTTCTGATCTCTTTCCGGGTTGAAAGGGATAATGGGTTTACCAGGTTTTTATTGGTCATGGCTACTGCCTAATAAGGTACAAATTAGGTATAGTTATATTCATTTACAACTTTATATAAAATGATACCATAGTGCTACCATTTGATACCATTGTGCAAATGCCAGCACCCCTGTAAACTTAAATTAGTGCTACCAATTATA of Mucilaginibacter xinganensis contains these proteins:
- a CDS encoding outer membrane beta-barrel family protein, which produces MKTKFKPIFIILIVSIFSLAKSTIQAQVAPQTFRVSGKIVDSVTSEPLSLITIRLKDEKGEIVRAMVTRDSGLFAFPALNAIHYGITISAIGYQQKAIAINLSGNIELGEIYLKGQSTSLKEVIITADRPIVNQKADRIVYDLQADPESKGSSVLGMMHKIPFISLDGSDNILVKGNASYKVLINGKPSSVVNGNLTAILRSMPASTIQKIEVITIPPAKYDAEGLAGIINIVTNKKLHDGYNGTLNINGSFPVGGPGAGGSFTAKMGKFGISAFGGGSIYNSPQTSFTNSRISSGLPATSLLQNGLSKSNTKNGYLGTQLSYEIDSLNLISGQFNINGNRSNGTSSLSSFLTGSNVASQGYDLLNNNSNTSYGIDAAINYQLGFKSVKNRFLTFSYMYSTNPGNQNAAIDLSNQVNMATPDYRQNARQGFTEQTFQLDFVTPVKTLNVEAGVKGIVRKNSSNFQYSSFNAASGQFEQDASLSDLYTNTQNVFSAYNSYQLALKSWNISAGVRLEQTVIRANFVSSASVADQNYLNVVPSIAVGKNFADQSSINFGFSQRIRRPGINRLNPYIDRSNPNIESTGNPALRPVLLNDIQAGYSSNKKLSVNIGLDYSFMNNLDLKVTNFDPATQISSTTYANVGKAKSLGANVNIGYPVSKWYNAGLNGNLMYLWLAGPSDGAIINNNRYIYFVALSNAFQAGNGWRINADLNVISRNPNGLQGTSNGMISTAFGVNKELIKNKLGFAATIKNPLSKYRNNQSQTFGPNFSQFSASRDYFRSFNISLNYNFGGLRDGINKSKNEIRNDDLAN
- a CDS encoding RNA polymerase sigma factor, producing the protein MLNEKEIVSRIIKEDFRAFELLVKEYEKLVFFVINRLVHDVQDKEDICQEVFIKVHKSLPKFKFESKLSTWIARIAYLTAINYLKKYRANQQSDYPENIDNYHFTDDNPEQVLTRKNASEYLNNLIAQMPLAYRTALTLYHLNEFSCQEIEQITGTPEGTIKSNLFRARKLLKEKIEKDLKNEPI
- the mnmH gene encoding tRNA 2-selenouridine(34) synthase MnmH, producing the protein MTRQLTIDDFFNSGTPVALIDVRTPAEFLQGHIPGAFNIPLFTNEERVKVGTTYKQVGREEAILLGFDLTGPKWSGFIKQALEIAPDKKVAVHCWRGGMRSGAMAWALALYGFDVVVIKGGYKNYRRWVHTRFAINYSLKVLGGMTGSGKTKILHQLKAMGEQVIDLEDLAQHQGSSYGTMNIMVQPTQEQFENNLATALTEMDPAVKIWVEDESLTIGKRSIPNPFWYQMREAALIDMRVNTEQRVAKLAQEYGTLDKDFLAACTERIRKRLGPEQTKHALEAIRENRMVDFIRLVLVYYDKTYRTGLSKRNAEKVFPVDIHSDDIVDNAHTILTFTKTLAEKATLY
- the selD gene encoding selenide, water dikinase SelD; its protein translation is MEATTIKLTQYSHGAGCGCKISPAILDKILHSPISAPPDARLLVGNDKRDDAAVLDLGNGTALISTTDFFMPIVDDAYDFGRIASANAISDVYAMGGKPVLAIAILGWPIDKLPPEAAQKVLEGARAICAEAGITLAGGHSIDCPEPVFGLAVNGLVDIAHLKQNSTATAGCRLYLTKALGVGILSTAQKRGVLLPEDAAIALQSMTTLNKPGELFGKIAGVKAMTDVTGFGLLGHLSEMCEGSGLSAIIEFDKIPVIASLPSYLAQKCFPGGTQRNWNSYGHKIGPVTDEQRYILADPQTSGGLLVAVAEDSCEAFELLLKELQLGFESFGRLTSHTNGPLITVI
- a CDS encoding rhodanese-like domain-containing protein, which encodes MKKIIFKTFLAALVVISASLNSVAQTSPVAIPVPGLNNPWSNSQLLEPADLAANIKAGGTKTPLILNIGAVEDIKGAQHIGAVSNAETLEKLKKTVAALPKNTEIVIYCGCCPFAKCPNIRPAFNELIKAGFTNVKLLNLPTNLKTNWISKGYPLAKE
- a CDS encoding response regulator transcription factor, producing MNYKVLYVEDEPFLARIVSDGLKSSGYNVKLVYDGSLAMDEYHATRPDICILDIMLPSKDGYEIANELRVSDPHLPIIFLSAKALTEDIVKGFKSGGNDYLKKPFSMDELLVRMEALLKRPAGLKEGVQNEAAAIYNFGNCMLDTVHQKLKTSAGEFALSFKEMALLEMMILHKNTVLERQSALLKIWGEDSYYNTRSMDVFMTHLRKLLKDEPDIQIINIRSIGYKFIC
- a CDS encoding sensor histidine kinase; this encodes MKWFSSRYAYPLIILSLVVSIGLQAVWLRQLFISQKAQLKKDLEQAVSTSAIHAIYASISGAGKRGDRFKEFFLSPQWLQMRQAFDDLKINGVHSIFHYGLGSDSSLVQIKIMFNNHSTKKDESSTDRRWNDESPDEVVRIDNRDIKLMDSTVSRQLAKLGIYQSRQYALYGYGRDTLTSMTIPELLFNEAEYHSGKYSYNLKSMHKYQLVVGELNSIVIYQMRYYLFSSLLMILLTGVAFYFLLKLIRNQRLYADAKNTFTSNMTHEFKTPVATIAVALESITKYQLVNDPEKLQNYLDISRHELQRLNLMIEKVLNLSQEEETSNAMRHELYDVQAGLKQVVASMQVQLDNSRSVVHLSLADEPCFVNSDPVHLTNVFYNLIDNAIKYAGPQMEMQISCQCSGSNVILNFKDNGPGIADIYHDKVFDRFFRIPAINDRHNVKGSGLGLHYVKQVIGKHGGSIAIKSEPGKGSDFIIVLPAAA